The genomic stretch GGCCGAGGATCACGTCGGTGCTGTTGATGTTCAGGTTCAGACTGCCCGTGCTGTCGAGCAGGTCAGGCGCTCCGGAACCGGCGAGGAGTTGACCCGCACGGGTGCAGAAGGCATTGAACAGGGCCAGCGCGGTGAGTGCCGCCGATCCGATCGCGAATCCCTTGCCGATGGCGGCCGTGGTATTGCCCACCGCGTCGAGCGCGTCGGTGCGATTGCGGACCTCGGGCTCCAGCTCGGCCATCTCGGCCAGGCCGCCCGCGTTGTCGGCCACCGGACCGTAGGCGTCGATGCCCAGCGAGATCCCCAGAGTGCTCAGCATGCCGACCGCGGCCAGGGCCACGCCGTACACTCCGCCGAGCATATGGGCCACGAAGATTCCGATGCAGATCATGACCACCGGCAGCGCCACCGATTCCATGCCCGTGGCCAGACCGTGGATGATGTTCGTCGCACTGCCCGTCTGGCTCTGCTCGGCGATGTTCTGCGCCGGCTTGGTCTCGGTGCTCGTGTAGTACTCGGTGATCTTGCCGATCGCCACCCCCACGATCAGGCCGGCGGCGATGGCGCCGAAGAGGTTCACACCACTCACGCCCTCGGGGAAGCTCATGGTGGAGATCATGAGGTAGCCACCGATCAGGACCACCACCGACGCGACGATCAGACCGATGAACAGGGCGTTGTGCACGCCCTCCTCGCTCTTGGCCCTCACGAAGAAGGTCCCGATGATCGAGGAGACGATTCCCAGAGCCGCGATACCGAGCGGCAGCAGCACCATGCTGCTCATGAACTCCTGGCCCGCGTACAGGAAGGCCCCCAGGGTCATGGTGGCGATCAGGGATCCCACGTAGCTCTCGAAGAGGTCGGCCCCCATACCGGCGACGTCGCCGACGTTGTCGCCGACGTTGTCGGCAATGGTGCCGGGGTTGCGCGGGTCGTCCTCGGGAATCCCGGCCTCGACCTTGCCCACGAGATCGGCGCCCACGTCGGCCGCCTTCGTGAAGATGCCGCCACCCACACGGGCGAAGAGAGCGATCGAGCTGGCGCCGAAGCTGAAGCCGAGGACGTGCTCGAGCACCTTGGCGCTGAAGCCCTCGCCGCCCGAGTACACCGTGGTGAAGATCACGACACCGAGCAGGGCCAGGCCGACCACGCTCATGCCCATGACCACACCGGAACTGAAGCTCACGCTCAGCGCCGGCATGAGACCACCGCGGGCGGCCTGCGTGGTGCGCACCGCGGCGCGGGTCGCCGTGTACATGCCGAACCATCCGGCCAGGGCGCTGGCCAGGGCACCGCAGACGAAGGAAATCGCAGTCCGCGGGCCGAGACCGCTGTCGCTCGGCGAAACGCCGATCGCGATCGCCACCACGACCACGAAGACCGCCAACCACTTGTACTCGGCGCTCAGGAAGGCCGCGGCGCCCTCCTGGACCTGCCGTGAGATGTCCTGCATGCGGTCGGACCCGGCGTCCTGCTTCATGATGCCCGTGAACTTCACGAACGCGAAGATCAGGGCCAGCAGGCTCGCCGCGCCGGCAGCGATCAGGAAGGTGTCCATCGAATCGTCCTCTCTCGTGAACTCTGCGGGGACCAACCCGCGACCAGGGGAGCGCGCGCAGCGCCTAACCGTTGAATCGACTCATCGTCGCCTCGACCCCGTCGACGACCCAGCTGCGAACGGCCTCGGCCGCCCGTCCGAGCATCGACTCCACGTCGTCCCACTCGCCGTCGTCGAACTCCGACAGGACGTAGTCGGCGAGATCCTCGTCCTCCGGTGGCGGCCCGCACCCCAGGCGCAGACGGGCATACGCGCCGCTTCCGAGTCGTTCGTGGATCGACCGCAGTCCGTTGTGGCCGGCGTGCGCCCCCGAGCGGCGCACACGCAGCCGGCCCCGGTCGATCGCGACGTCGTCCACGGCCACCAGGATCCCGGGTCGCTCCAGACCTTCGCGTTCGAGGACCTGGGTCACGGCCAGCCCCGAGCGGTTCATGAAGGTCGTGGGACGGACCAGGACCAGGCGGTGGTCGCCGAGGTCACCCTGGCTGAGCAGGTAGTCGCCGCGCCCCGCGGAGGGCTTCCACCCCAGGTCGGCCTCGAGCCGGTCCAGGAGCATGAAGCCCAGGTTGTGGCGGGTGTGGCGGTACCGTGAACCGGGGTTCCCCAGGCCGAACACCACTCGATCGCCGTCCGCCACCGGTCCGGGACCGGGGGCGGGCGTGTCCACGACTAGCCTTCGCTCTCGGCGACGGGAGTCTCGCCCTCGCCCTCGGCAGCCTCGGCCTCTTCACCCTCGGCGAGTTCCTCCTCGCCCTCGGGCTCGACCTCGAGTTTGGTGCTGGCCACGCTGCAGATCGTCAGCTCCAGGTCGTCGACGACCTCGAAACCCTCGGCCGGCACGTCGCTCATGTGCAGAGCATCGTTGATGTGCAGATCCGAGATGTCGAGTTCGATGTCCTCGGGAATCTGCGTCGGCAGGACGCGAATGGTCACGTCGCGACGGCCCCAGCTCAACACACCACCCTCGAGCTTCACGCCCACCGGGGTGCCCTTGGCCGCGACCGGTACCGAAACCTCGACGGGCACGTTGAGGTCGATGGCCAGGAGGTCGAGGTGGACGATGTCGCGCGACACGGGGTGCCGCTGGATCTCCTTCACGATGGCCGCGTTGTCCCAGTCCGACCCCTCGAGGTCGAGACGGATCACGGCGTTGGACCCGGAGCGGGTCCCCAACGCCTTCCGCAGTTCGGCGGCGTCGACGCTGCACATGAAGGGGTCGGTCTCGTAGCCGTAGACGATCACGGGAACGCGATCGGCCTGACGGATCTTGCGGGCCACTCCCTTGCCCGCGCCCTCGCGCGGACGGGCGGCCAGATTCACGGTAGCCATGTGGTCTTCGTCCTCTGTTGGGTCGCGCCCGTCTCCGCGGGCGCGGAAATCCGCCGGACCCGGGCCGCGAGGCCCCGGCGACGGCGATTTCGTGGAACCGAAGGGAACGAGTGCCGGCGGCGGTACCGACCGCGTCCGGGAGGACGACGGAAGGGTGGCCGCGGCACAACCCGCGACATCCTAGTCGCACGACCCGGCCACCGCCAGCTTGGACCGGCGACCGGGAACGGAGGAGTCTACACGGATCGGAGCCGTGACGGAAGCCCCGGCTGCTCCGGCGAACCGCTCACAGGAACAGCGACGAGATGCTCTGCTCGAGGTGGATCCGCTTGATGGCCTCGGCCAGGAGCTGCGAGATGTCGAGCACCTCGATCTTCGCGCACTCGTCGTGACGGTCGAAGTGGATGGTGTTGGTCACGACGACCTCCCCGACCGGTGCCTCGTTCAAGCGGTCGAGCGCGGGGCCACTCAGCAGCGGGTGGGTCGCGCAGACGTCGACACGCTTCGCGCCCTGGTTCGCCACGAGCTCCTTGGCCGCGTCGCACATGGTCCCCGCGGTGTCGATCATGTCGTCGAAGATCACGACGTCGCGATCACGGACGTCCCCGATGAAGTTGACCACTTCGGCCTGGTTCGGCCGAGGGCGTCGCTTGTCGATGATGCTGAGCGTGGCCCCCAGTTGCTTGGCGAAGGCACGGGCCATCTTCACGGAACCGACGTCGGGCGCCACCACCGCCAGGCGGTCGAGGTCGCGAGCGTGCATGAAGTGCTCGAGCAGGACCGGTGCCGCGTAGAGGTGGTCCATGGGGATGTCGAAGAACCCCTGGATCTGCGCTGCGTGCAGATCCATGGTCAGCATCCGGTCGGCGCCGGACGTGGTGATGAGGTTCGCCATCAACTTGGCGGAGATCGGAACGCGCGGCTGGTCCTTCCGGTCCTGCCGGGCGTAACCGAAGTACGGAACCACCGCGGTGATCCGCTGCGCCGAACTCCTGCGTGCGGCGTCGAGCAACAGCAACAGTTCGAGGAGATTCTCGGCCGGGGGTTGCGTCGGCTGGATGATGAAGACGTCGGCGCCGCGAATGTTCTCCTGGATCTTCACCCGGAGTTCGCCGTCGCTGAAAGCGTGGATGTCGACGTCGGTCAGCGAGACGTCGAGGTACTTGCAGATCCTGACGGCGAGGTCCTCGTGACCTCGGCCCGAGAGCACTCGCAGACGTCGTCCCATCGGCACCGGTCTCGTCCTTCGGCTACGAGCGGGGCGAATCGCGTTCGAACCCTTGGAGCAGGAACACAGCGGATTCCCCGGCTCCGGAGAACCCGCGACGGCTCCCGCGGACCTTCCGAAGTCGGTTCGCAGGATCGATGTTCCGAGCTACGGATCAGTAGGCATCCTCTGCCGCGAACTCGCCTTGATCGCCATGATCCTCGCCGGAATCGTGTGCACCCTGCACCGCGCCCGCTCCCATGCGGGTGCGCTCTTCCTTGTAGGCGGTGATCACCGCCCCCTCGAGCCACTCGCGCGTCTCGCGGTTGATCGGATGGGCCACGTCCTGGAAGCTGCCGTCCTTGCGACGCCGCGACGGCATCGCAACGAAGGTCCCGTTCGCACCTTCGATGATCTTGAGACCACGGATCACGAGCATGCCATCGAGCGTGATGCTGGCAAAGGCCTTCAACTTCTCGTCGTCGCGAAGCGTGATGCGAATCTCGGTGATCTCCACCGCTCACCATCCCTCGAGCGTCGGCCCCCGGGTGTCAGCCGTTCGGCTGGTCCTCGGAACCCGGAAAGAAGTCTTCCGACCAACGATAAGGCACCGGGACGGAGCGGGAGCCGACCATCACGAGTCGATCAGAGTCACGCCATGACGTATCGGCCGGGCGATCCTCGTTGCATACCCCGTGGGTGACAGGCGTTCCCGGGCGCTTTCGGCTTCCTCGATCGTAGCGTAGACCGCGTAGACGGTGGGACCACTTCCGCTGAGCATCGCCAACCGCGGGCCGGTGTCGAGGAGCATGAGATGCAATCGACGGAGCTGCGGATGGGTCGGAAAGACGAAGTCTGCCAAACGGTTGTGACCAGGCCACATACGGTCGGGAAAGCGCGAGAGCAGGGCCTTGATCGTCTGGAGGTTAACTTTGGGTGTATGACGCGTCAACCCCATTCTCAGGCCCTCGTAGGCGTCTGCGGCGGACAACGACATGGGCGGAGTCACCAGCAGGAAGACACCCATTCCACTCGCATTCAACGGCGTCAATTGCTCGCCGATCCCGCGTCCGAGAGCCACACCACCGCGCAGGAAGAACGGCACGTCGGCCCCGAGCGTCGTGGCCATGTGCAGAACGTCGTCGTCGTCGAGGTCGAGTCCCCAGAGCCGCTGCACGGCGAGTAGCGTGGCGGCCGCGTCGGACGAGCCACCCCCGAGACCGGCCGCCACGGGAATCGTCTTGTCGATGTGGATCGAAGCACCCGCGCGGACACCGGTACGGTTTCGCACCATCTTCGCTGCGCGGTGACAGAGGTTGGTCCGATCGTTCGGCACGCCGGGTTGCGCGCACGTCACGTGGATCGGACCGTTCGTCGCCTCGAACGTGATCGTGTCGTACAGGTCGAGCGCCTGGAAGATGGTCTCGATCTCGTGGTAGCCGTCCTCGCGCTGGTACAACACCTCGAGGTGGAGATTCACCTTGGCCGGTGTGCGCGCGACGATCTTCTCCCTCATGCTCCCCCGATCCGCGGGCGGCCCGCCCGGCGATAGTCCTCGTCCAGTCGCCCCCAAGGGGTGCGTTCGTAGGTGCGGATCCATCCACGACGGCGCAGACGCCCGAGCCAGCGCGCGGGATCGAAGCGACGCAGCCACTCCGCCGCGGCGCGCCCGGTTCCACGACGGATCGCCAGCGCGCGTCCGCCGTGGGGCGTGGTTCCCGCGGTGGCCGACAGATCGAGCCCTCCACCGGTCACTTCGATCGAGCCCGGTGTCAGCTCCCGGCGCGTGGCCTCGGCCAGGCCACGCAACCACGGAATACGCTCGGGGTCGTATCCCAGAACACGCGCGGCGACGGCATCGAGCGTGACGGGATCGGACCCGGCCAGCAGCAGGTCGTGAACGACCGGCGGCCGTCCGGGATCCCTGGCACCGCAAACCGTGGCGTCGAGAAGGTGCACCGTGCCGGCGAAGACGGCGTCGTGGAGCTGCATCGATTCGATCATGGTCTGTGGATCGCGGCGATGCAGTTCGTCCGGTCGGGCCACCGTGCGCAGCGCACCGTCGACGGCTCCGCGAAGACCGAGATCCGGATCCCGGACCAGCGCTCCGCAACGGATCAGGTCGCGGCCCGCCAGATCGGCGTCGACGCTGGGATCGACTGCCCGCTGTCCGCGCAACCACGGCAGGTCGACGTCGGGAACCGTACGCCGGCTTTCCTCCCCTTCGGGCACGAGCGTCTCTGCTCCCAGACCGTGCCGAGCCAGGACACGCGCAACCGCTTCGTCCGCCGTCCGCTCCGGATCCCAGCCGATCGAACCCACGCGCGGTCGGTCCGTGCCGGCTCGATCGACCATCAGTGACAGAACGGCGTCCAGGGTCCATGGCGGAGTGGCGGTCCCGGGTCCCGTCCGCGGGGTGTCGAAGATCACCCACGTCCCCAGCGTCGAAGGTGCGCGACGCGTCCGCAGAAGACGCAGCGCGCGCGCCACGTCTTCGCCCACAGTTTCCGGCTGGGTACGGATCGCGACGACGCGGGATCGTGGCATGGCGACTCCTCCTCCTCTCGCTGGTGCGGGTACGGCGACGACCGGGCTCGGCTCATCCACCGTAGACGATCCAGACGACCACAAGCACCCAAAGCACGACGGTCGTACTGATCGAACGATCGGTCAGGAGCATCTCCGAAGGATCGCCACCCTTGTCCTCTTCGGTCACCAGGTACAGATACCGCGTGAGGCCGAAGAACACGAAGGGCACGGTGTAGACCAGGGCCTCGGTGCCGAAGTTCTCCACCGTGTCGGGCCAGATCGTGTAGATGGAATAGCAGAGGACGGTGATCGCCACCGTCACCGTGGTCAAACGGTCCACGAGTTCCACGCTGTAGGCGCGCAGCACCCGGCGGTGCTCGTGCGACACGGACTTCAATTCGTGCCGACGTTTTCCCAGACCCAGGAACAACGACAGGAAGAAGGTGCAGAGCAGCAACCAGGGCGAGATCCGTACGTCGGTCCCCGCGCCGATCAGGACCTCGGCCCCGGCCAGGGCGCGCAGGACGAAGCCGGTGGAGATCGCGATGACGTCGAGCAGGACCTTCGAACGCAGGACGAAGCTGTACAACGCGTTCAACAGGACGAATGCCACGGAGGTCAGCAGGAAGCCCTGCCCCAACCACGCCGCCACCGTCAGTCCACCGGCCAGCAGTACGGCCAGACCGATCACCGCATTCGTGACCGACAGGCGACCCGAGGCGATCGGTCGCAGACTCTTCTTCGGGTGGACGCGGTCCTTGTCGCGATCCTTCAGGTCGTTGAGCACGTAGACGAAACCGCTCAGCCCACAGAACACCAGGAATCCGACCGTGGTCCGCACGAGCAGATCGGTCTGGGTGAGGTTCATCGAGAAGATCAGCGCGGCGAAGACCACGAGGTTCTTCGTCCACTGCTGCGGACGCATGCTGCGCAGGAGTTCGAAGGCTGCCATGGTCCCGGATCCGATCAGTAGGCGTTCTCGCCGCGCAGGACGTGCACGACGGTACGGAGCAGGATTTGCAAGTCGAGGGCCAGCGACCAGTTCTCGACGTAATAGAGATCGTACAGCGTTCGGACCTCGATCGGCGTGTTCCCGCGCAGTCCGTGGACCTGCGCCCAACCCGTCAGGCCACTGCGCACACGGTGACGTTCGAGGTACCGCGGAATGCGTCCCTGGAAGTCGTCGACGAAGATCTCGCGCTCGGGACGAGGTCCGACCAGGCTCATGTCGCCCTTGATCACGTTCAGGAACTGCGGGAGCTCGTCGAGACTGTAGCGCCGCAGGAACGATCCGATGGGGGTGCGGCGCGGGTCGTTCTCCTGGGTCCACACCGGCCCCGAGTGGGCCTCGGCGTCGACCCGCATGGTCCGGAACTTCAGCATGCGGAAGGTGCGGTTGTCGCGTCCCAGTCGCTCCTGACCGTAGAAGACCGGCCCCGGCGAGGTGACCTTCACCGCAACCGCGATCGCCAGCATGAAGGGCGAGGCCAACAGAAGCAGAACAGAGGAGCCGACCAGGTCGAAGGCCCGCTTGACGATGCGATCCATGCCCGAAAGGCCCGTTTCGCGCACACTGATGAACGGGACCCCGGCGATCTCGCGCAGGCGCATGCGGCTGGCGTGCAGCCGCTTCATGTCGGGCACGAACTGCACGTCGACACTGCGGTCGCCCAGCCGTTCGGCGATCTCGGTCACGCGCCGGAGCTGCCGGAAGGGAAGCGTGAGCAGGACGAGGTCGACGGAGTGCTCGTCGACGATGCGATCGATCGCGTCGACCGGGCCGAGGACCGCCAGGTGGCGCCCCGAGTCGTCACTGCTTCCGTCGGAATCGCCGTCGGGATCCTCGTCGACCACCTGTCCGACCGGCTGCAGTCCGAGCTCGGGCTGGGCGTCGAAGGTCTCGAGCAAGCGGCCACGCATGGACGTGGCCCCGAGGAAGAGCACGCGGACTGCACCCATCCCCTGCCGCAACCAACGTCGTAACCACGCCCGCGCCATGGCCCGCCCCAGCGTGAGGAAGAGCAGGCTGAGCGTGAAGAAGATCGCGAAGAAGGTCCGCGAGTAGCTGGCGCTGCGCACGAAGAAGGCCAGCGCGAGCACGACGAGACTACCCACGACCACGCCACGGATCAGTCCCTCGATGTCGTCGACGAGGGACTTGGTGCGGCGCGGATCGTACAGACCGTTCTGGTAGAAGATCCCGGCCCAGATCACCAGTAGAGCGAAGCTGGTGAACAGGTATTGACCGTACGGTGGGATCCCGAGCGGCGACGCCATCCACCCGCTGAGGAAGCGGATGGCGTAGGTCAGTTGGAAGGCAGCCTCGAGCATGAAGAGGTCGACGGCGAGCAGGACCGCCGGGAAGATCAGGTCCCCACGCTTCCCGACCCGCTGCCGGGCCTCGGCTCGCTGCCTCTCCTCTTCGGTCACCGTCGGGTCCGTCGCCGGCCGCGTCGGGCGCGCGGCGGCAGGTTCGGCCTTCACGATTCCCGGTCCCTCCCGGTCGTGCGCTTCGGGCCCTCGTCTGCGATCGCCCGGGCCACGACGTCGACGTAGCGCTCGACGAACCGACCCTCGGCGAATCCCTCGGCCCACGTCCACATGACCCGCCGGTCCCAGACGTCGCCGCGCGCCTCGAAGTCGTCGAGCGCGGCCTCCAGGGCCTCGGCTCCCCCGCCCTCGTACAGGACGCCGTTCTCCCCGTCGCGGACCGAGTCGAGCACACCGCCGACTCCTCGCGCCACCACCGGCAGACCGGCGGCGGTCGACTCGACGGGCGTGATCCCGAAGTCCTCGATCCCCGGGAACAGGAAGGCCCGGCGCCGGGCCATCAGTCCGGGGAGTTCGTCGTCGGGCACGAAACCCAGGAACCGGATCCGATCGGTGGCACCCAGGTCCCGGACGCGGGCCTTCAGGGCGGCTTCCTCCGGTCCGGTACCGGCGACGTCGAGCCGGCGCCCCGTACGGGCACAGGCCTCGACCGCGTGATCGATGCGTTTGTACGGCACCAGGGCCGACACGGCAAGGTAGCGATCCTCGCGCTCCGGCGCCGGTTCCGGGGGCCGAAAGCGTTCGACGTCGACCGGCGGGACCACGACCTCCACCCGGTCGGGGTCGACCTCGTAGAAGCGGAGGATCCGGTCTCGGACGAAGTGGCTGTTGGCGATCCAGCGGTCGACGCGGTCGACGGTCTCGCGGTCCCAGTGGCGCAGACGGGCCGCCTCGCGCTCGATCAGCCAG from Candidatus Krumholzibacteriia bacterium encodes the following:
- a CDS encoding sodium-translocating pyrophosphatase produces the protein MDTFLIAAGAASLLALIFAFVKFTGIMKQDAGSDRMQDISRQVQEGAAAFLSAEYKWLAVFVVVVAIAIGVSPSDSGLGPRTAISFVCGALASALAGWFGMYTATRAAVRTTQAARGGLMPALSVSFSSGVVMGMSVVGLALLGVVIFTTVYSGGEGFSAKVLEHVLGFSFGASSIALFARVGGGIFTKAADVGADLVGKVEAGIPEDDPRNPGTIADNVGDNVGDVAGMGADLFESYVGSLIATMTLGAFLYAGQEFMSSMVLLPLGIAALGIVSSIIGTFFVRAKSEEGVHNALFIGLIVASVVVLIGGYLMISTMSFPEGVSGVNLFGAIAAGLIVGVAIGKITEYYTSTETKPAQNIAEQSQTGSATNIIHGLATGMESVALPVVMICIGIFVAHMLGGVYGVALAAVGMLSTLGISLGIDAYGPVADNAGGLAEMAELEPEVRNRTDALDAVGNTTAAIGKGFAIGSAALTALALFNAFCTRAGQLLAGSGAPDLLDSTGSLNLNINSTDVILGLLIGGFLPFLFSALTMRAVGKAANKMVDEIRRQFRDIPGLLEGKAAPDAARCVAISTEGSLRQMVVPGLMAVAAPIVVGLWSVQALGGLLAGALVTGVMMAIFMANAGGAWDNAKKYIEGGEYGGKGSEAHKAAVVGDTVGDPFKDTSGPSLNILVKLMTVVALVFLPWFVG
- the pth gene encoding aminoacyl-tRNA hydrolase: MDTPAPGPGPVADGDRVVFGLGNPGSRYRHTRHNLGFMLLDRLEADLGWKPSAGRGDYLLSQGDLGDHRLVLVRPTTFMNRSGLAVTQVLEREGLERPGILVAVDDVAIDRGRLRVRRSGAHAGHNGLRSIHERLGSGAYARLRLGCGPPPEDEDLADYVLSEFDDGEWDDVESMLGRAAEAVRSWVVDGVEATMSRFNG
- a CDS encoding 50S ribosomal protein L25, whose translation is MATVNLAARPREGAGKGVARKIRQADRVPVIVYGYETDPFMCSVDAAELRKALGTRSGSNAVIRLDLEGSDWDNAAIVKEIQRHPVSRDIVHLDLLAIDLNVPVEVSVPVAAKGTPVGVKLEGGVLSWGRRDVTIRVLPTQIPEDIELDISDLHINDALHMSDVPAEGFEVVDDLELTICSVASTKLEVEPEGEEELAEGEEAEAAEGEGETPVAESEG
- a CDS encoding ribose-phosphate pyrophosphokinase; translation: MGRRLRVLSGRGHEDLAVRICKYLDVSLTDVDIHAFSDGELRVKIQENIRGADVFIIQPTQPPAENLLELLLLLDAARRSSAQRITAVVPYFGYARQDRKDQPRVPISAKLMANLITTSGADRMLTMDLHAAQIQGFFDIPMDHLYAAPVLLEHFMHARDLDRLAVVAPDVGSVKMARAFAKQLGATLSIIDKRRPRPNQAEVVNFIGDVRDRDVVIFDDMIDTAGTMCDAAKELVANQGAKRVDVCATHPLLSGPALDRLNEAPVGEVVVTNTIHFDRHDECAKIEVLDISQLLAEAIKRIHLEQSISSLFL
- a CDS encoding SpoVG family protein, which gives rise to MEITEIRITLRDDEKLKAFASITLDGMLVIRGLKIIEGANGTFVAMPSRRRKDGSFQDVAHPINRETREWLEGAVITAYKEERTRMGAGAVQGAHDSGEDHGDQGEFAAEDAY
- the ispE gene encoding 4-(cytidine 5'-diphospho)-2-C-methyl-D-erythritol kinase, with the translated sequence MREKIVARTPAKVNLHLEVLYQREDGYHEIETIFQALDLYDTITFEATNGPIHVTCAQPGVPNDRTNLCHRAAKMVRNRTGVRAGASIHIDKTIPVAAGLGGGSSDAAATLLAVQRLWGLDLDDDDVLHMATTLGADVPFFLRGGVALGRGIGEQLTPLNASGMGVFLLVTPPMSLSAADAYEGLRMGLTRHTPKVNLQTIKALLSRFPDRMWPGHNRLADFVFPTHPQLRRLHLMLLDTGPRLAMLSGSGPTVYAVYATIEEAESARERLSPTGYATRIARPIRHGVTLIDS
- a CDS encoding decaprenyl-phosphate phosphoribosyltransferase, yielding MAAFELLRSMRPQQWTKNLVVFAALIFSMNLTQTDLLVRTTVGFLVFCGLSGFVYVLNDLKDRDKDRVHPKKSLRPIASGRLSVTNAVIGLAVLLAGGLTVAAWLGQGFLLTSVAFVLLNALYSFVLRSKVLLDVIAISTGFVLRALAGAEVLIGAGTDVRISPWLLLCTFFLSLFLGLGKRRHELKSVSHEHRRVLRAYSVELVDRLTTVTVAITVLCYSIYTIWPDTVENFGTEALVYTVPFVFFGLTRYLYLVTEEDKGGDPSEMLLTDRSISTTVVLWVLVVVWIVYGG
- a CDS encoding undecaprenyl-phosphate glucose phosphotransferase; this translates as MKAEPAAARPTRPATDPTVTEEERQRAEARQRVGKRGDLIFPAVLLAVDLFMLEAAFQLTYAIRFLSGWMASPLGIPPYGQYLFTSFALLVIWAGIFYQNGLYDPRRTKSLVDDIEGLIRGVVVGSLVVLALAFFVRSASYSRTFFAIFFTLSLLFLTLGRAMARAWLRRWLRQGMGAVRVLFLGATSMRGRLLETFDAQPELGLQPVGQVVDEDPDGDSDGSSDDSGRHLAVLGPVDAIDRIVDEHSVDLVLLTLPFRQLRRVTEIAERLGDRSVDVQFVPDMKRLHASRMRLREIAGVPFISVRETGLSGMDRIVKRAFDLVGSSVLLLLASPFMLAIAVAVKVTSPGPVFYGQERLGRDNRTFRMLKFRTMRVDAEAHSGPVWTQENDPRRTPIGSFLRRYSLDELPQFLNVIKGDMSLVGPRPEREIFVDDFQGRIPRYLERHRVRSGLTGWAQVHGLRGNTPIEVRTLYDLYYVENWSLALDLQILLRTVVHVLRGENAY
- a CDS encoding glycosyltransferase, giving the protein MNAAGAPLDDHGRVALVHDWLTGYRGGEKVLDAIAGLSPRADLYTLIHVPGSTRPTIENRRVRASWLNRLPGVEDYYRWLLPFFPGWIDRLDLSDYDLVLSTSHCVAKGARAAPGAVHVCYCHTPMRYVWDRFDDYFGHWTGPRRWLIEREAARLRHWDRETVDRVDRWIANSHFVRDRILRFYEVDPDRVEVVVPPVDVERFRPPEPAPEREDRYLAVSALVPYKRIDHAVEACARTGRRLDVAGTGPEEAALKARVRDLGATDRIRFLGFVPDDELPGLMARRRAFLFPGIEDFGITPVESTAAGLPVVARGVGGVLDSVRDGENGVLYEGGGAEALEAALDDFEARGDVWDRRVMWTWAEGFAEGRFVERYVDVVARAIADEGPKRTTGRDRES